The following are encoded in a window of Telmatobacter sp. DSM 110680 genomic DNA:
- a CDS encoding GNAT family N-acetyltransferase has product MSASEGLSIRPAVEEDVPQILEFIRALAKYEREPDAVSATAADLLRDGFGPNPYYWCLIAELDGIPAGFALCFYSYSTWLGRPGVYLEDLFVLPEMRGRGIGKALLRKVAAIAVEKDCPRLGWEVLDWNTPAIEFYRAMGADFLDTWRNVRMSGEALRRLAGDEEPAR; this is encoded by the coding sequence ATGAGTGCCAGCGAGGGGCTTTCGATTCGCCCGGCGGTAGAGGAGGATGTGCCGCAGATTCTTGAGTTTATTCGTGCACTGGCCAAATACGAGCGCGAACCGGACGCGGTGTCGGCCACGGCGGCAGACCTGTTGCGCGACGGATTCGGGCCGAACCCCTACTATTGGTGTCTGATCGCTGAACTTGACGGGATTCCGGCTGGCTTTGCTCTGTGCTTTTACAGCTACTCGACGTGGCTGGGGCGGCCGGGCGTGTACCTGGAGGATTTGTTTGTGCTGCCGGAGATGCGCGGGCGCGGAATCGGCAAAGCGCTATTGCGCAAGGTGGCGGCGATCGCCGTAGAGAAGGATTGTCCGCGGCTGGGTTGGGAAGTACTGGACTGGAATACGCCGGCAATTGAGTTCTATCGAGCAATGGGGGCGGATTTTCTGGACACGTGGCGGAATGTGCGCATGAGCGGAGAGGCTCTGCGGCGGCTAGCTGGAGATGAGGAGCCGGCGCGATGA
- a CDS encoding lipid-binding SYLF domain-containing protein: MKKVITLVALLGMTSIGWAGTNREATNDRLDHAGRVIHEIMDAPDKGIPEEVLEHAKCIAVVPHLLKGGFVFGAENGRGVATCRSSNGWSAPIFFAITGGSWGLQIGVEGVDLVMIIQNERGMHQLLSSKFELGADASAAAGPVGRHASADTDWKMDAEILTYSRARGAFAGLTLNGASIRRDDDSTEAIYGHDISNARILKGEIAVPESARPFLNAVRGAKAQAVASK; this comes from the coding sequence ATGAAGAAAGTCATCACGCTCGTAGCATTACTAGGCATGACCAGCATCGGCTGGGCGGGAACCAATCGTGAAGCAACCAATGACCGGCTCGACCATGCCGGCAGAGTGATTCACGAAATCATGGACGCCCCCGATAAAGGCATTCCTGAAGAAGTTCTTGAACACGCAAAATGCATCGCCGTTGTTCCCCACCTTCTCAAGGGCGGCTTCGTATTCGGCGCTGAAAATGGCCGCGGTGTTGCTACCTGCAGATCTTCAAACGGCTGGAGCGCACCAATCTTCTTCGCGATTACCGGCGGCAGCTGGGGATTGCAGATCGGTGTCGAAGGTGTCGACCTGGTCATGATCATTCAGAACGAGCGCGGAATGCACCAGCTCCTCTCCAGCAAATTTGAGCTTGGAGCGGACGCGTCGGCAGCAGCCGGCCCAGTCGGCCGTCACGCTTCAGCTGATACCGATTGGAAAATGGATGCTGAGATCCTCACCTACTCGCGAGCCCGTGGCGCCTTCGCCGGACTCACTCTCAACGGCGCTTCGATCCGCCGCGATGATGATTCCACCGAAGCCATCTACGGCCACGACATTTCGAATGCGCGCATTTTGAAGGGCGAAATCGCTGTGCCCGAATCCGCGCGTCCCTTCCTCAACGCCGTTCGCGGCGCAAAGGCGCAGGCGGTAGCTTCCAAGTAG
- a CDS encoding tetratricopeptide repeat protein, whose protein sequence is MKRTISLWIGMLALAALPALAQTPAPAQTPTPANVGPTGKIHGHVTNPTGASQGGGNVTLMNGSKDVANFTVDADGNYAGTAPPGNYTMIYRAANMPQDKQADKFDNIKIVVGQDTVADDDMSRKEYVDALPEETRKQLADMKAHNAEALKANAVIKTLNADLKTAMADIHDADSARATAAQQLGASASKTDIAAKETEIKNAKYTDIVTLMEKDTQARPTESVLWAYLGQGQLGLKKYDDAETSFKKAVDLESTSKKPRPEIQGLANSGLGEIYARNGKVPEAKAAYDAAVKADPTKASFYYKNEAVIYSQTGNAEGQVAAADQAIAAKPDDPLPYYLKGQALITKATVDPKTQRIVLPEGCGEAYQKYLQLDPTGPYAADVKGILDSAGQKINSSYKATKK, encoded by the coding sequence ATGAAACGCACGATTTCGCTCTGGATCGGTATGCTGGCCCTCGCCGCTTTGCCCGCGCTCGCCCAGACTCCCGCGCCAGCTCAGACTCCCACGCCAGCCAATGTTGGACCCACCGGTAAGATTCATGGCCACGTGACTAACCCTACGGGTGCTTCCCAGGGCGGCGGCAACGTGACATTGATGAATGGCTCAAAAGACGTGGCCAACTTTACCGTCGACGCTGACGGTAACTATGCCGGAACCGCGCCTCCGGGTAATTACACGATGATCTATCGCGCCGCCAACATGCCGCAGGACAAGCAAGCGGACAAGTTCGACAACATCAAGATCGTTGTCGGCCAGGACACAGTTGCCGATGACGACATGTCGCGCAAGGAATACGTCGATGCGCTCCCTGAAGAGACACGCAAGCAACTCGCTGACATGAAGGCGCACAACGCTGAGGCCCTCAAGGCTAACGCTGTCATCAAGACGCTGAATGCCGACCTTAAGACCGCCATGGCCGACATTCACGATGCCGATTCGGCCCGTGCCACTGCGGCACAGCAACTGGGAGCCTCCGCGTCGAAGACCGATATCGCTGCTAAAGAGACTGAGATCAAAAACGCGAAGTATACCGACATCGTTACGCTGATGGAAAAAGATACCCAGGCTCGGCCGACAGAGTCCGTGCTCTGGGCCTATCTCGGCCAGGGCCAACTCGGCCTCAAGAAATACGATGACGCTGAAACTTCGTTCAAGAAGGCAGTTGACCTCGAATCCACCTCGAAGAAGCCGCGTCCAGAAATACAGGGACTGGCCAACTCCGGCCTCGGCGAAATCTATGCCCGGAACGGCAAGGTGCCTGAAGCCAAGGCAGCCTACGATGCCGCTGTCAAGGCAGACCCCACCAAGGCCAGCTTCTATTACAAGAATGAAGCCGTCATTTACTCACAGACCGGCAATGCTGAAGGTCAGGTTGCAGCCGCTGACCAGGCCATCGCCGCCAAGCCCGACGATCCGCTGCCCTACTACCTCAAGGGACAGGCCCTCATCACCAAGGCAACCGTTGACCCCAAGACGCAGCGCATCGTTCTGCCCGAAGGTTGCGGCGAAGCCTATCAGAAGTATCTGCAGCTTGATCCCACGGGGCCCTACGCCGCTGACGTTAAGGGCATCCTCGACTCAGCCGGTCAGAAGATCAACTCCAGCTACAAGGCCACTAAGAAGTAG
- a CDS encoding TIGR00730 family Rossman fold protein: MKLKRVAVYCGSANGSDPIFLAEAKALGRAIADAGLGLVYGGASVGLMGAVADTALAGGAEVIGVLPEILSGSEIAHRGLTRLEMVPTMHERKARMVKLADAFLMLPGGYGTLDEMMEIVTWKQLRLHTKPCVLINTANYWDGLLAFLDRAVEAGFLKAENRLLLEVAGSAEEAVRIAVAVDGE, translated from the coding sequence ATGAAACTGAAAAGGGTTGCGGTGTATTGCGGATCTGCGAATGGGAGCGATCCGATATTTCTGGCGGAGGCAAAGGCGCTGGGAAGGGCGATCGCCGACGCTGGACTTGGGTTGGTGTATGGCGGAGCCAGCGTGGGGCTGATGGGTGCGGTGGCGGATACGGCGTTGGCGGGCGGTGCGGAGGTGATCGGGGTTTTGCCGGAGATTCTTTCAGGCAGCGAGATTGCGCATCGCGGACTGACGCGGCTGGAGATGGTGCCGACGATGCACGAGCGCAAGGCGCGCATGGTGAAGCTGGCCGATGCTTTCCTGATGCTGCCGGGCGGCTATGGAACGCTGGACGAGATGATGGAGATTGTGACGTGGAAGCAGTTGCGTCTGCATACCAAGCCGTGCGTGCTGATCAATACAGCAAATTATTGGGATGGGCTGCTGGCATTCCTGGATCGCGCGGTGGAGGCTGGTTTTTTGAAGGCGGAGAATCGGCTGCTGCTGGAAGTGGCGGGTTCCGCGGAGGAGGCGGTTCGGATTGCTGTGGCAGTGGACGGTGAATAG
- the rsmI gene encoding 16S rRNA (cytidine(1402)-2'-O)-methyltransferase has product MSEELAPGLYLVATPIGNLGDITLRALDVLKNADRIACEDTRQTQKLLNHFAIATPTTSYHQHNERERATELIDALKAGARIAVVSDAGIPGISDPGSWLVNAAIAAGIAVIPIPGANAALSALIASGLSTEQFHFIGFLPEKAGARRTRLEDLAALSRDSAQTIIFYEAPHRIAETLSDLESVFGPTLRVVAARELTKLHEEFLRGTAAEIRQNLIARDRIRGEFVLLIEVPAKTAGAPGPVSETRETISARVARLQSESGLDEKEALKRLARELGQSKSELYRELQRERARRK; this is encoded by the coding sequence ATGTCAGAAGAACTCGCCCCTGGCCTCTACCTCGTCGCCACACCCATCGGCAACCTCGGCGACATCACCCTTCGCGCACTCGATGTCCTAAAAAATGCTGACCGCATCGCCTGCGAAGACACCCGGCAGACCCAAAAGCTCCTTAACCATTTCGCCATCGCCACACCCACCACCAGCTATCACCAGCACAACGAGCGCGAGCGTGCGACAGAACTCATCGACGCCCTCAAAGCCGGCGCGCGCATTGCTGTCGTCTCCGATGCGGGTATCCCCGGTATCAGCGATCCTGGCTCATGGCTCGTCAACGCAGCCATCGCCGCTGGAATCGCCGTCATTCCCATCCCCGGCGCAAATGCTGCTCTTAGCGCTCTCATCGCCTCAGGTCTCTCCACCGAGCAATTTCACTTCATCGGATTTTTGCCGGAAAAAGCCGGTGCCCGCCGCACCCGTCTCGAAGACCTCGCAGCGCTGTCCCGCGACTCCGCGCAAACCATCATCTTTTACGAGGCCCCGCACCGCATCGCCGAAACCCTGTCAGACCTCGAATCCGTCTTCGGTCCAACCCTGCGCGTAGTAGCCGCCCGCGAACTCACCAAGCTCCACGAAGAATTCCTACGCGGCACCGCAGCGGAGATCCGTCAGAATCTCATAGCACGCGATCGCATCCGCGGCGAATTCGTGCTCCTTATTGAAGTCCCCGCCAAAACTGCGGGCGCCCCAGGTCCCGTCTCTGAGACCCGGGAGACCATCTCCGCCCGCGTCGCCCGACTCCAATCCGAATCAGGTCTGGATGAGAAGGAAGCCCTCAAGCGTCTAGCCCGCGAGCTGGGCCAATCCAAAAGCGAACTCTACCGCGAACTCCAGCGCGAACGCGCGCGCCGCAAATAG
- a CDS encoding glycoside hydrolase family 3 C-terminal domain-containing protein yields MKQILNRYFAFLFGILIALIAGRYTCGQMPGMPQSRHHAWSDTSLSPDARADLVIKEMTLDEKIQLLHGLGWLATVVPPESGPGTRAISSLGFIPGIQRLDIPDLQMSDSVVGISGAGAKGRYATALPSGEAMAATWDPALSYETGTMIGNELRSIGFNMSLGSGINLIREPRNGRTFEYKGEDPLLAGTLAGQELKAEKALHLITDLKHFAVNDQDEGRYTANSIIGKRAMRESDLLAFQIALKDSGAGAVMCAYNEINGVHACENEYTLSDVLKKDFGFKGFVISDWGGTQSTVKAALAGLDIEMPGNDSFGAPLKKAVESGEVPTARLNDMVHRILRTEFDSGIVDNPAKAQSPDVMRGFEVAQKIEEKAAVLLKNERSQLPLNAASIKSIAVIGGHADVGVMSGGGSSQVSPAGGNPVPPPPEIANNPLSVFLESVYQRSAPLKGLREKAAGAQVKFDPGTDVASAAALAKASQVAIVFAVQHESEGMDLKDLSLPDKQDALIEAVAAANPHTLVVLETGGAVLMPWIDKVSAVVEAWYPGIRGSEAIANVLFGSVNPSGKLPLTFPRSEADLPHPVHVNQPAVDANHPVQHLAGFPGLVGVFMKIGPSFDVNYDEGLKVGYKWYDAEKKPVLFPFGFGLSYTTFAYSGLSVTAGNSTSVTFTVKNTGKRAGTETAQVYASLPDAAGEPPKRLVGWTRVDLGAGESKQVSVAVGRERLEVFDEAADGWKLVPGKYVFRVGGSSRDLALEEGVSF; encoded by the coding sequence ATGAAACAGATACTCAATCGGTATTTCGCTTTTTTATTCGGAATTTTGATCGCGCTGATTGCGGGCAGATACACGTGCGGCCAGATGCCGGGGATGCCACAGTCGCGGCACCATGCGTGGTCCGACACCAGCCTTTCGCCGGATGCGCGCGCTGACCTGGTGATCAAGGAAATGACGCTGGATGAAAAGATCCAACTGCTGCACGGGCTGGGATGGCTGGCTACGGTGGTGCCACCGGAGTCGGGCCCGGGGACGCGGGCGATTTCGAGTCTCGGCTTTATTCCGGGGATTCAGCGGCTCGATATTCCTGACCTGCAGATGTCCGATTCTGTAGTTGGGATTTCGGGAGCGGGCGCGAAGGGGCGCTATGCGACGGCGCTGCCGTCAGGTGAGGCGATGGCGGCCACGTGGGATCCTGCGCTGTCGTATGAGACCGGAACCATGATCGGGAACGAACTGCGATCGATCGGGTTCAACATGTCGCTGGGCTCGGGGATCAACCTGATTCGAGAGCCGCGCAATGGACGCACGTTCGAGTACAAGGGCGAAGATCCGCTGCTGGCCGGAACGCTGGCTGGACAGGAACTGAAAGCGGAGAAGGCGCTGCACCTGATCACGGACTTGAAGCACTTTGCGGTGAATGACCAGGATGAGGGCCGGTACACGGCAAACTCGATCATCGGCAAGCGCGCGATGCGGGAGAGCGATCTGCTGGCGTTTCAGATTGCGTTGAAGGATTCCGGCGCGGGCGCAGTGATGTGCGCTTACAACGAGATCAACGGGGTTCATGCCTGCGAAAACGAGTACACGCTGAGCGATGTTCTGAAGAAGGATTTCGGATTCAAGGGATTTGTGATTTCCGACTGGGGAGGAACGCAAAGCACGGTGAAGGCTGCGCTGGCGGGTCTCGATATCGAAATGCCCGGCAACGATTCCTTCGGCGCGCCGTTGAAGAAGGCTGTGGAGAGCGGCGAGGTGCCGACGGCGAGGCTGAATGACATGGTGCATCGCATTCTGCGGACCGAATTCGATTCGGGAATTGTCGATAATCCTGCGAAGGCACAGTCGCCGGATGTAATGCGCGGGTTTGAAGTCGCGCAAAAGATAGAAGAGAAGGCTGCGGTGTTGCTGAAGAACGAGCGCAGCCAGTTGCCATTGAACGCAGCGAGCATCAAGTCGATCGCGGTAATTGGGGGACATGCCGATGTGGGAGTGATGTCGGGAGGGGGGTCTTCGCAGGTATCACCGGCTGGAGGCAATCCTGTACCTCCGCCGCCGGAGATTGCCAATAATCCGCTGTCGGTTTTTCTAGAGTCGGTGTACCAGCGCTCTGCTCCGCTGAAGGGGCTTCGCGAGAAAGCGGCTGGTGCGCAGGTGAAGTTCGACCCGGGCACGGATGTGGCGTCTGCTGCTGCGCTGGCGAAAGCATCGCAGGTTGCGATTGTGTTTGCGGTGCAGCATGAATCGGAGGGCATGGACCTGAAGGATCTTTCGCTGCCGGACAAGCAGGATGCATTGATTGAGGCTGTGGCTGCGGCCAATCCGCACACGCTTGTGGTGCTGGAGACTGGCGGCGCGGTGCTGATGCCGTGGATCGACAAGGTGAGTGCGGTGGTTGAAGCATGGTACCCGGGGATTCGCGGATCGGAAGCGATTGCCAATGTTTTGTTCGGTAGCGTGAATCCTTCGGGGAAACTCCCTCTCACTTTTCCGAGGAGCGAAGCGGATCTGCCGCATCCGGTACACGTGAATCAGCCGGCTGTGGATGCGAATCATCCGGTGCAGCATCTGGCGGGATTTCCGGGGCTGGTGGGCGTCTTCATGAAGATTGGGCCGTCGTTTGATGTGAACTACGACGAAGGATTGAAGGTGGGCTACAAGTGGTACGACGCGGAAAAGAAGCCGGTGCTTTTTCCGTTTGGTTTTGGGCTTTCGTACACGACGTTTGCTTATTCCGGACTATCGGTGACGGCTGGGAATTCTACCTCGGTAACGTTCACCGTTAAGAACACGGGTAAGCGCGCGGGGACGGAGACGGCGCAGGTTTATGCTTCGTTGCCGGATGCGGCGGGTGAGCCTCCGAAGCGGCTGGTGGGATGGACGCGTGTCGATCTGGGCGCCGGGGAGTCAAAGCAGGTTTCGGTTGCGGTTGGGCGGGAACGGCTTGAGGTTTTTGATGAGGCTGCGGATGGGTGGAAGCTGGTTCCCGGGAAGTACGTTTTCCGGGTGGGAGGATCTTCTCGGGATTTGGCGTTGGAGGAGGGGGTTTCTTTCTAG
- a CDS encoding lmo0937 family membrane protein: MLWTILVVVLILWLLGFSFHLAGGFIHILLVVALVILLFNLLSGRRRL, encoded by the coding sequence ATGCTCTGGACAATTCTGGTTGTGGTTTTAATCTTGTGGCTTCTCGGATTCAGCTTCCACCTGGCTGGCGGCTTCATCCATATTCTGCTGGTAGTCGCTCTCGTAATCCTTCTCTTCAACCTGCTGAGCGGACGCCGTCGTCTTTAA
- a CDS encoding CocE/NonD family hydrolase, with amino-acid sequence MQRKLQLAAVAFACLISAIPAHPQARTGDAATIARRNAIEQELESIATIERKVMVPMRDGKRMQADIYRPKDESKKYPVIFSRTPYNFNYWDIALGAPRDMTAALDAVKHGYAYIEMNERGRYFSEGDYDILGVPLTDSDDEFDWMTALPWSTGKVGLIGCSSTAEWQLNVASRGNKALATIIPESYGAGVGRVGPYYEQGNWFRGGAVQMLFATWLYDAGLQTNEAKPNFPPNTSQQALVEAAKWWDLNAHPPMVDWTKALAHLPEKDLLAAVGAPKGIYADNTPSGQRGMIERTPNDPAWYKGGLWNDSMHINVPGLWMMTWYDVSVAPNLAAYNFVRSTASPEVANEQYAIIAPVPHCSYKRAQEHTIVGERDLGDARLDYDALTFGWFDHFLKGEDNGLLAKTPKVRYYTMGLSKWQSSDTWPPKEAKPVTFYLTSTGRANSLAGDGTLATAAQPKDAADKFLYDPMNPVPTRGGGFCCMGADLKPGAVDQRPLEARDDVLVYSTSPLSEGMEVTGTVDVTLYVSSDAKDTDFTVKLIDVLPDGTAYNIDENIQRARYREGYNQPPVWMEKDKVYKITFQPMQTSNYFAPGDELRVEISSSNFPRYDRNLNTGGNNYDETKGVVAHNQVHHSTQYPSTITLSVVKH; translated from the coding sequence ATGCAACGCAAACTCCAACTGGCTGCAGTCGCCTTCGCTTGTCTTATCTCTGCTATCCCCGCGCACCCGCAGGCCCGCACCGGCGACGCCGCCACCATCGCCCGCCGTAACGCCATCGAGCAGGAACTTGAATCCATCGCCACTATCGAGCGCAAGGTCATGGTCCCCATGCGCGACGGCAAGCGGATGCAGGCCGACATCTACCGCCCCAAGGATGAATCCAAAAAGTATCCCGTAATCTTTTCGCGCACGCCCTACAACTTCAACTACTGGGACATCGCTCTCGGCGCCCCCCGCGACATGACCGCCGCACTCGATGCAGTCAAGCACGGCTACGCCTACATCGAGATGAACGAGCGTGGCCGCTACTTCTCCGAAGGCGACTACGACATCCTTGGCGTTCCACTTACCGATTCCGACGACGAGTTTGATTGGATGACGGCGCTTCCCTGGTCCACCGGAAAAGTCGGCCTCATCGGCTGCTCCTCCACTGCAGAGTGGCAACTCAACGTCGCCTCTCGCGGCAACAAGGCTCTTGCCACCATCATCCCTGAAAGCTACGGCGCGGGAGTTGGCCGTGTCGGTCCCTACTACGAACAGGGCAACTGGTTCCGCGGCGGAGCGGTGCAGATGCTCTTCGCCACCTGGCTCTACGACGCCGGTCTCCAGACCAACGAAGCTAAACCAAACTTTCCACCCAACACCTCGCAGCAGGCGCTCGTCGAAGCCGCAAAGTGGTGGGACCTCAACGCCCATCCGCCTATGGTTGACTGGACCAAGGCACTGGCGCATCTGCCCGAAAAAGATCTCCTCGCTGCCGTCGGCGCGCCGAAAGGCATCTACGCCGACAATACCCCTTCAGGCCAGCGCGGCATGATTGAGCGAACCCCCAACGATCCCGCATGGTACAAAGGCGGACTCTGGAACGACTCGATGCACATTAACGTTCCCGGCCTTTGGATGATGACGTGGTATGACGTTAGCGTCGCTCCCAATCTAGCCGCATATAACTTTGTCCGCTCCACCGCCAGCCCCGAAGTAGCCAACGAGCAGTACGCGATCATTGCTCCTGTCCCGCACTGCAGCTACAAACGCGCTCAAGAACACACCATCGTCGGCGAACGTGATCTCGGCGATGCGCGTCTCGACTACGACGCCCTAACCTTTGGCTGGTTCGATCACTTCCTCAAAGGCGAAGACAACGGACTTCTCGCGAAGACACCCAAGGTTCGCTACTACACCATGGGCCTCAGCAAGTGGCAATCTTCTGACACCTGGCCTCCCAAGGAAGCCAAGCCCGTCACGTTCTACTTGACGTCAACCGGCCGCGCCAACTCGCTGGCAGGCGACGGCACGCTGGCCACCGCGGCGCAGCCCAAAGACGCAGCCGACAAATTCCTCTACGATCCTATGAACCCCGTGCCCACCCGCGGCGGAGGCTTCTGCTGCATGGGCGCCGACTTGAAGCCCGGCGCCGTAGATCAGCGTCCTCTCGAAGCGCGTGATGACGTACTCGTTTACTCCACCAGCCCACTTTCCGAGGGCATGGAGGTCACCGGCACCGTCGATGTCACTCTCTACGTGTCAAGCGACGCCAAGGATACCGACTTCACTGTCAAGCTCATCGACGTTCTCCCCGACGGCACCGCTTACAACATCGACGAAAACATCCAACGCGCTCGCTACCGCGAAGGCTACAACCAGCCGCCCGTATGGATGGAAAAAGACAAGGTCTACAAAATCACCTTTCAGCCCATGCAGACCAGCAACTACTTCGCACCCGGCGATGAATTGCGCGTAGAAATCAGCAGCAGCAACTTTCCCCGCTATGACCGCAACCTCAACACCGGCGGCAACAACTACGATGAGACCAAGGGTGTAGTAGCCCACAACCAGGTCCACCACTCCACCCAATATCCATCAACCATTACGCTGAGCGTAGTGAAACACTAA
- the trmFO gene encoding methylenetetrahydrofolate--tRNA-(uracil(54)-C(5))-methyltransferase (FADH(2)-oxidizing) TrmFO yields MKIRVIGGGLAGPEAALTAARMGCKVDLYEMRAMVDGKPRLTPAHQTTEFGELVCSNSLKSESPNTAPWLLKQEMRRAGSALLKIADETAVPAGHALAVDRVEFSRRIAEAIANEPAIHVIREEVTRLESDDYELTIVATGPLTSGAFSEEIQRITGAGHLAFYDSISPIVDAESIDMERVYFAARWDKGTADYINCPMDRAEYDRFLDALLAAEAAESKEWENLDYFEGCLPIEVLATRGRDTLRFGPMKPVGLRDPRTGMRPWAVVQLRKENVRADSYNLVGFQNHLKFGEQARVLRLIPGLENAKFLRYGQIHRNTYICAPVLLDEFLRLKREPRIVFAGQISGVEGYTESIATGMLAGIYAGALASGHEPAAVPRGTALGSLVHYITHADAKDFQPANITFDLLEPLEEEVRKKVRDKKERHRMVCERAMDKFGAWWAEQRVVVAF; encoded by the coding sequence ATGAAAATTCGCGTGATTGGCGGAGGACTTGCGGGACCAGAGGCGGCGCTGACGGCAGCGCGCATGGGCTGCAAAGTGGATCTCTACGAGATGCGCGCGATGGTGGACGGGAAACCTCGGCTCACTCCGGCGCACCAGACGACTGAGTTTGGCGAGCTGGTGTGTTCAAACTCCCTGAAGAGCGAATCGCCGAACACGGCGCCATGGCTGCTGAAGCAGGAGATGCGGCGCGCAGGTTCGGCACTGTTGAAGATTGCGGATGAGACGGCGGTTCCGGCGGGACACGCGCTGGCAGTGGATCGCGTGGAGTTTTCAAGACGGATTGCGGAAGCGATTGCGAACGAGCCGGCGATCCACGTGATTCGCGAAGAAGTGACGCGGCTGGAATCGGATGATTATGAGCTGACCATTGTGGCAACAGGGCCTCTGACTTCTGGCGCGTTCAGCGAGGAAATTCAGCGGATCACGGGCGCGGGGCACCTGGCGTTTTACGATTCGATTTCGCCGATTGTGGATGCGGAGTCAATTGATATGGAGCGGGTGTATTTCGCAGCCCGGTGGGACAAGGGCACGGCGGACTACATCAATTGCCCGATGGATCGCGCTGAGTATGACCGCTTTCTGGATGCGCTGCTGGCGGCGGAAGCAGCGGAAAGTAAAGAGTGGGAAAACCTCGACTACTTCGAGGGATGTCTGCCGATTGAAGTGCTGGCTACGCGGGGACGCGACACGCTGCGGTTTGGGCCGATGAAGCCGGTGGGATTGCGCGATCCGAGGACCGGGATGCGACCTTGGGCGGTGGTGCAACTGCGCAAGGAGAATGTCCGCGCGGACAGTTACAACCTTGTCGGCTTTCAGAATCACTTGAAGTTTGGCGAGCAGGCGCGCGTGTTGCGGCTGATTCCGGGACTGGAAAACGCAAAGTTTTTGCGCTACGGACAGATCCATCGCAACACGTATATCTGCGCGCCGGTGTTGCTGGATGAATTTCTGCGCTTGAAGCGCGAACCGCGGATTGTTTTTGCGGGACAGATTTCAGGCGTGGAGGGGTACACGGAATCGATTGCAACGGGGATGCTGGCGGGGATTTATGCTGGCGCGCTGGCGAGTGGACATGAGCCTGCGGCAGTGCCGCGAGGAACGGCGCTGGGGTCGCTGGTGCACTACATCACACATGCGGATGCGAAGGACTTTCAACCTGCGAATATCACGTTCGACTTGCTGGAGCCGCTGGAAGAAGAGGTTCGCAAGAAGGTGCGGGACAAGAAAGAACGGCACCGGATGGTGTGCGAGCGGGCAATGGACAAGTTCGGTGCCTGGTGGGCGGAGCAGCGTGTGGTGGTTGCTTTCTAA